The Edaphobacter flagellatus sequence GGGTCAAGGTGAACGGTTCTGTAGCCACGTAGGTTTAGCCAACCACTCTTCGCGGCTCGGAGTTAGAGCGTGTGTCTGCGGCTTCTAACATGTATGCACCGTCTGCTGACAGTTGGAACAATCGATAAAGACGTACACAATTCAAAAGCCTGAAGAATGACTTTTGCCGTTAAGGTTTGTGCGTGATACCGGACGAGGATTGCCTCGAGCGATAGCCGGGCCGGGTATAGACAGTCAGCTTGCCATGTCCTGAAGCCTTCGTCTCAACCTTGACGGTATGGTACCCGCCATTGGACGCTTGCGGCGAGTGGTACGCAATAGCGTACTGATTGCGGATATTGCGGGCAACTTCGGCGGCGACGGAATCAATATCCTTCAGCGAGTTGGGGAAGAAGGATATTCCACCTGTCTCGCTGGAGAGTGCCTGCAGGTCGCGTTTTGCATGCCGTGACCTGTCGTCGCCAAAGAGCAGACCAATGGAGTAGATAATCGGCCCCTGCATGTCCTGAACGCGATGGATGGCATTATCCAGAGTGAGCTTCGAGGCGTTGTCATCCCCATCGGTGATCACGATCAGTACCTTTCTGGGACGTGTCGCAGACCGCTCCATCTTGTCGGCGGCGGTCACAACTGTGTCGTAGAGTGCGGTGCCACCGGACAGACTGAGATGCGAAAGTCCCTTCTGTAATTGATTGAGATCTGAGGTGAAGTCCTGGTCGAGATAAGCCTGGTCGGAAAAGTTGATCACAAAGGATTCGTCTTGTGGATTTGAAGCTTTTACCAGATCAAGCGCGGCAGCAGCAACGGCAGCTCGCTTGGTGCTCATCGAACCCGAGTTATCGACCAGCAAGCCAATCGAAACGGGAGTGTCCTGGTGCTGGAGGGAGATCACTTTCTGGAGAGCTTTGTCCTCGAAGACCTTGAAGTCGCTTTTGGTCAGGTCGTTGACGAGTTCCCCTTTGCTGTCCAGAAC is a genomic window containing:
- a CDS encoding VWA domain-containing protein, with the translated sequence MVKRLSTLTAVFVILMSGSLSAGAQNTAGITQVQPPRPGSSDAYTLHVDAEEVVLNCTVLDSKGELVNDLTKSDFKVFEDKALQKVISLQHQDTPVSIGLLVDNSGSMSTKRAAVAAAALDLVKASNPQDESFVINFSDQAYLDQDFTSDLNQLQKGLSHLSLSGGTALYDTVVTAADKMERSATRPRKVLIVITDGDDNASKLTLDNAIHRVQDMQGPIIYSIGLLFGDDRSRHAKRDLQALSSETGGISFFPNSLKDIDSVAAEVARNIRNQYAIAYHSPQASNGGYHTVKVETKASGHGKLTVYTRPGYRSRQSSSGITHKP